DNA from Rosa rugosa chromosome 6, drRosRugo1.1, whole genome shotgun sequence:
ATGGAGTGGTGTTATTTATTAAGCATCATTGCTGCAACAAAGCTGATGTAGAGAGACCTGAAGTCTGCTGCCTGGAAAAGAAGCTTTGATACTTGTTCTTGCAGTTCTGCAAATGATCAAAGTTAGAAAGTGATAACCATAATACCTAGTTGTTGGCAACATGGCACACTCCAGAGTGTCCCGCAAGTCCTCTACAATATGAAGAGCTCAAAACAAGAGTACTGTGATATATGAGACTTATTGTCCAAAATCAGAAAGGAAACTACTGTTCGACCAAAACAACTAGGGACTTCTGGAGGTGTTTCAGCAATTCATTGATCAGCACCCATGGGTTAGCTTAGGGTGCCATCCAAGATGGACTATTTCAATAAACTAccctccaaaaaataaaaataaaaaactcttGACTTCTGAAAAATTACTCATGGAgggtgtggtttgtaaaaaaATGGAGTGTCAATTTCAATCCCCTTCTTTTATTGTTTAAAAATTATGCATCAGCATTTATGTTATACCGTCGTTTTCGGTAACTAATGAATCATCtaccagaaaagaaaaatccaaGCGTGTGTCTGCAAGCCATCATTAATTGGTGACGACTGATGACAAAGATTTAGCATTTGGCTTTGCAAACAAAGCAATTAAAGCCTTGAAAGACAAATTAAACTCATCAATATGATGACAATGAAAGATATGTAATCCAGAAAACGAATGCTAATTATTTCTTAAATTTTAAGTTCCCAATAAGCAGTTTTCCTTCAGAGGATTCTTCTCCTCAGCTAGCTGAAATATGGGAGAAAAGGGTTTGTCGAGCTCCTTATTATTCTCTAAAACAACTACAGCCGCTTTAGATGCTACCCCTGCAAACTAAATCCACTCTCTTGGCTTCACTTCTCATTTTGACTCTATACTTTTCATGAACTTCTTAGCCTGCCTGAAGAATAAGAGATGAGAAAAGCAATTCAATTTACTTTGAGAGACGAGAAAGCCATTACAAAATGAAAACTTTCCAGGTTTatatgatgaaaaaaaaaaacagcaccATAGATAAATTTCGATAAAGATTTCATTAGAAGTGGCTAATTATTTATAGAGATTTTCTGATTCCATCACATAATATAATTTCTAAGCTGCAATTCAGACAGCTACTGATGTGAAATTAAAAAATCAGTGCACAGACCGGAAAACACAAACGGCTGAAGAGATATAGAAAGGTTTCGATACATGTACCTGCTCAAAGGTTAGAAACATGATCACATTCCAAGATTCTAGCCTTCCAAAATTTGGGCAGAAGCCCTTATAAAAGGCCGAAGGTCCCTGCAAAACAACAAATCGTAAATTAACAAAGCGGTATATTGCATCGAAATCAAAGTTACAAGGTAAATCCCTACTCCTGTCAAAATACAGATACAATGGCATATATACAAATGACACGGAAACTAAATCACCTACATCTTTTGTTTGGATCAACAATTAAAATGTAAAAGCTTTCAAATTAACATCTCACCCATAAGGATACATAAATATTCTATTCAATTTGGACAACTTCTCAACTTTATAAAGGAAGCTTAGAATATGCTAAAAGTTATGGGAAGGAATCGTTCACACATCACAACACAACAAGCTATTCAATCCAAACACAATCAATTTGAAGAGCGTTCAATTCTAGTCTTCTAGACCAAAGATATAAAGCTCAATTTCACATACTAGTCTTCCATAGATAACAATCGGGAAATCACAGCGAACACAAAAGTGGACACGTTCACCGAGCTGACGACGGGACCGGCGACCGATTGTCTTGACAGGCGAAGCTGCAGTGGCTGACCCAATGCCCTTGGCCACCGGAAGGTCGGCGAGGATGAGGTGGTCAGGGAAAGCGACTTTGACGATCTCCGCCGGCAAGTTTTTTGCTCCGGCCTCCGGGAGAGTCCTCGTtgagactgagagagtgagacGGTGGGTTTCGCGGGTTCCAAGAAGAAGAGCAGCAGCAATGGGTTATGAACGTTTATGGGTTAGTGGGGTGGGCTCTGCTGTTGGGCGTTTTTTTACTTGAGGTGGACTGGGTGGTTCATCGGTTCGTGTTTTTGGTATTGGGTCAAAACCGGCACCGTTAACATCAGTTATCTATTTTTCAAAATCACAGCTGtttaggaatttttttttttttttttttttatttttttgaaataagggatGGTGTGGCCGCCCTCAGGCCTTAATTGATGAAACTGATAAATACAGAGGGGGGAACATAATGCCCAAACCTCATATTACAATACACCTCAAGAAGACCTCCCGAATAATAACAAGAATCTCCACTACAGCAATGTATTCGAACTTGCACCAAGTAGCAAAGAGTGTCATATtgactactctatttgctttacaatAATGGTGGCATATCAGAAAGTTAAAGCTATGTCATAGAACCAATAAATTACCTTTTCCAATATGCTGATGACAAGGAATAAATCCGCCGA
Protein-coding regions in this window:
- the LOC133716077 gene encoding mitochondrial uncoupling protein 1-like codes for the protein PIAAALLLGTRETHRLTLSVSTRTLPEAGAKNLPAEIVKVAFPDHLILADLPVAKGIGSATAASPVKTIGRRSRRQLGERVHFCVRCDFPIVIYGRLGPLAFYKGFSPNFGRLGSWNVIMFLTFEQGGCSGMSMDSESKENARPDVSIIEYNGFEIGPEAELAAIYSVIGEQPVHIRQMSILLRKNYIQSGL